The Streptococcus pluranimalium genome contains a region encoding:
- a CDS encoding NtaA/DmoA family FMN-dependent monooxygenase (This protein belongs to a clade of FMN-dependent monooxygenases, within a broader family of flavin-dependent oxidoreductases, the luciferase-like monooxygenase (LMM) family, some of whose members use coenzyme F420 rather than FMN.) encodes MTEQKQQKQMVLGLAMFGAAGLNLKSWRDPKVKLSEYPDVSVDIRAAQLAEKGKFQFMFFGDFPGIKQSDNGEMQTMGMDPLLIASIISSHTQRIGMGVTRATSWSNPYDVARQFKTLDAVSKGRAAWNAVTGANGVSAQAYGVNLSPSFDRYGKAYEFVEAVQHLWATWGEDALKLDHSTKEFSDYDQVKNINVKGEFIEFSGTLPIPPSKQGQPLIIHSGGSDNSIAFAGKYADVFVGELYTIEQGQAMRQALRDASVANGRKADDIKFIAGVMPLMGDTKKDAIERHATFIDGKTLLQRIAYIGYVLGVEFTPADIEQPISSEILDAVEITPYSDPRTENVIKVAREGWTLREVVYHSVIDYHPAAVGTPQDIADYMTDWFEAGAADGFWVMPDSYDIDLPRFVDEVVPILQERGVFHKDYEGETLREHFGLPYQYGVRGEE; translated from the coding sequence ATGACAGAACAAAAACAACAAAAACAAATGGTATTAGGCTTGGCCATGTTTGGTGCGGCAGGTTTGAATCTAAAATCATGGCGGGATCCAAAAGTCAAATTGTCTGAGTATCCAGACGTTTCAGTGGACATCAGAGCGGCTCAATTGGCTGAAAAAGGGAAATTCCAGTTTATGTTTTTTGGTGATTTTCCAGGTATTAAACAAAGTGATAATGGCGAGATGCAGACTATGGGTATGGATCCACTCTTGATTGCCAGCATTATCAGTAGTCATACCCAACGTATTGGGATGGGTGTGACCCGCGCAACGTCATGGTCAAATCCTTATGATGTGGCAAGGCAGTTTAAAACTCTGGATGCTGTCAGTAAGGGGCGTGCGGCTTGGAATGCTGTCACAGGCGCTAATGGTGTCAGTGCACAAGCTTATGGGGTCAACTTGTCTCCAAGCTTTGACCGCTATGGAAAAGCTTACGAATTTGTGGAGGCAGTGCAACACTTATGGGCAACTTGGGGAGAAGATGCTTTAAAACTTGACCATTCAACCAAAGAATTTTCTGACTATGATCAAGTTAAAAATATCAATGTTAAAGGGGAGTTTATTGAGTTTTCGGGTACCCTACCGATTCCACCCTCCAAGCAGGGACAGCCACTGATTATTCATTCAGGTGGTTCTGATAATAGCATCGCCTTTGCTGGTAAATATGCTGATGTCTTTGTTGGGGAATTGTATACAATCGAGCAAGGTCAAGCTATGCGTCAGGCACTTCGTGATGCGTCAGTTGCTAATGGACGTAAGGCTGATGACATCAAGTTTATTGCTGGTGTTATGCCATTAATGGGTGATACGAAAAAAGACGCTATTGAGCGCCATGCTACGTTTATTGATGGTAAAACACTCTTGCAACGTATTGCTTATATCGGCTATGTTTTAGGAGTTGAGTTTACACCTGCTGATATCGAACAGCCAATCTCTTCTGAGATTTTGGATGCCGTCGAAATCACGCCGTATAGTGACCCCCGAACTGAAAATGTGATTAAAGTAGCACGTGAAGGGTGGACCTTACGTGAGGTTGTTTATCATTCTGTGATTGATTATCATCCAGCAGCTGTTGGGACACCACAAGATATTGCAGATTACATGACTGACTGGTTCGAAGCAGGGGCAGCCGATGGATTCTGGGTCATGCCTGATTCTTATGATATTGATTTACCACGCTTTGTGGACGAAGTGGTACCAATTCTTCAAGAGCGGGGAGTTTTTCATAAGGATTATGAGGGAGAAACCTTGCGGGAGCATTTTGGGTTACCTTATCAGTATGGGGTGAGAGGAGAAGAGTAA
- a CDS encoding NADPH-dependent F420 reductase — MTTAISIIGQGKMGQALARHFEQAGISVQILGREQEVVQGKFVVFAVPYEDMISLIYPNQEHFTDKIIIDISNPLDYKTKKSLLALDESVSLKLASQFPDLTFIKAFNTTFTSSRVIATESPLVMIAGDSSSAKEKLITLLNQSHFKTIDMGNLDRSRDLEAFARVQLSLLEAGHIKPLKSFAL, encoded by the coding sequence ATGACTACTGCTATTAGTATTATTGGACAAGGTAAAATGGGGCAAGCCTTAGCAAGGCATTTTGAACAGGCTGGAATTTCTGTACAAATCCTTGGACGAGAACAGGAAGTAGTGCAGGGGAAGTTTGTTGTTTTTGCTGTTCCTTATGAAGATATGATTAGCCTTATCTATCCCAATCAAGAGCATTTTACTGATAAAATTATCATTGACATTAGTAATCCTCTGGACTATAAGACCAAAAAATCCCTATTGGCCTTAGATGAGTCTGTTAGCCTTAAGCTAGCATCGCAATTCCCTGATTTGACCTTTATCAAAGCTTTCAATACTACCTTTACTTCAAGTAGAGTCATTGCTACTGAATCACCTCTGGTCATGATTGCGGGCGATTCGTCGTCAGCTAAAGAGAAGCTTATCACGCTGCTCAATCAATCACATTTTAAAACTATTGATATGGGAAATTTGGATCGAAGCCGTGATTTGGAGGCCTTTGCCCGTGTGCAACTTTCTTTATTAGAAGCAGGTCATATTAAACCTTTAAAGAGTTTTGCTCTATAA
- a CDS encoding DUF308 domain-containing protein encodes MKIITLIPSLLSLLLGFYLFNQPLSAIASIGWLLALMIFVWGIQSLLTYFRSSQSRRNIWQLLQAVVTVVFGFILLGSSAFSLSRLVITIIAYWVLVVSILRLISGYQLQQAGIGKATLLSGLSFLILGLLLLASPIFTSVFIGKFLSLIFILLGFSGLLVSLRL; translated from the coding sequence ATGAAAATCATCACACTAATCCCTAGCCTCTTGTCACTCTTACTAGGCTTCTACCTCTTTAACCAACCCCTCTCAGCCATTGCCTCCATCGGCTGGCTACTGGCTCTCATGATTTTTGTCTGGGGAATCCAAAGCCTGCTCACCTATTTCCGTAGTAGCCAGTCCAGACGAAACATCTGGCAGCTCCTTCAAGCAGTTGTGACAGTCGTATTTGGTTTCATCCTACTCGGTAGTTCAGCCTTCTCTCTTAGCCGTCTCGTCATCACTATCATCGCCTACTGGGTTCTGGTCGTCAGCATCCTTCGCTTGATATCTGGTTATCAGCTCCAACAGGCAGGCATAGGCAAAGCAACACTCCTGTCAGGACTAAGTTTCCTAATTCTAGGCCTTCTGCTTCTCGCTAGTCCGATCTTCACCTCTGTTTTTATTGGAAAATTCTTATCTCTTATTTTTATTCTGCTTGGTTTTTCCGGACTTTTAGTCAGTCTACGATTGTAA
- the gloA gene encoding lactoylglutathione lyase: MKMLHTCIRVQDLDASIDFYTTAFPLEEVRRKDFPEHKFTLVFLKTPDESFEIELTYNYDHGPYEIGDGYGHLAVGVDNLEETHAQHKEAGFEVTDLKGLPGQNPHYYFVKDPDGYKIEVIRLKK, translated from the coding sequence ATGAAAATGTTGCATACTTGTATCCGAGTGCAAGACTTGGATGCGTCTATTGATTTTTACACGACGGCTTTTCCATTAGAAGAAGTGCGTCGTAAAGACTTTCCAGAACATAAGTTTACGCTTGTTTTCTTGAAAACACCAGATGAATCATTCGAAATTGAATTGACCTATAATTATGACCATGGTCCTTATGAGATTGGTGATGGTTATGGGCATTTGGCTGTTGGTGTTGACAACCTAGAAGAAACGCATGCTCAACACAAGGAAGCAGGTTTTGAGGTCACTGACTTAAAAGGATTGCCGGGACAAAATCCACATTACTACTTTGTCAAAGACCCAGACGGCTACAAGATTGAAGTTATTCGCTTAAAAAAATAG
- a CDS encoding CPBP family intramembrane glutamic endopeptidase — MKKNNVYILVASYILIMLVSFFYTFYMKGISYTDDRSIISEMPFLLLLVAMTSLYLHRYHNDLALKLFFKRNITYFMISFIPLLLTLLVFWGNYFQFQLNFILSFIGTLLVGFGEEFLFRRTLLPHFLKTHSVHKAVIFSALIFGFCHSINVFAGANPVAVLVQVATTSLFGLYYGYLYLFTRKIAWSAIDHGLWDYLVINKIVMTNPIFSGIIGLQTLLRFMLTIVMIIKIRNNKNHTNDSQCKNMPLNQF; from the coding sequence TTGAAAAAAAATAATGTTTATATCCTAGTAGCTAGCTATATCCTTATCATGTTAGTGAGCTTCTTTTATACCTTTTATATGAAAGGAATTTCCTATACCGATGATCGTTCTATCATATCTGAGATGCCTTTTCTACTCCTTCTAGTGGCCATGACTAGCTTATATCTGCACAGATACCACAACGACTTAGCTTTAAAGCTCTTTTTTAAGAGAAATATTACCTACTTCATGATCTCATTTATCCCCTTATTGCTAACATTATTGGTCTTCTGGGGTAACTATTTTCAGTTTCAACTTAACTTTATATTATCTTTTATAGGAACATTACTGGTTGGATTTGGTGAAGAATTCCTCTTTCGTCGCACCCTTCTTCCCCATTTTTTGAAGACACATTCTGTTCACAAGGCGGTAATCTTTTCTGCCCTAATTTTTGGTTTCTGCCATTCTATTAATGTCTTTGCGGGAGCTAATCCTGTAGCAGTCCTTGTTCAAGTAGCAACAACAAGCCTTTTCGGTCTTTACTACGGCTACCTTTATCTTTTTACACGGAAAATCGCATGGTCTGCTATCGATCATGGATTATGGGATTATCTTGTTATTAATAAAATAGTTATGACAAATCCTATTTTTTCAGGCATTATAGGCCTTCAAACGCTTCTTCGTTTTATGCTAACGATCGTTATGATCATTAAAATTCGTAACAACAAAAATCATACCAATGATAGCCAATGTAAAAATATGCCACTCAATCAATTCTAA
- a CDS encoding TetR/AcrR family transcriptional regulator produces the protein MTPTKRKIISAYASLLNEKSKGKITITDIVHRAQTSRTTFYHYFSGIDDLNNECINTAIDDINHILNKNLLFNIPILTEMLDYIKTNGCYFQSLKKHLPNFDESITEYIKTTIRNSDISDLEKQLEEGYDIPEKFAFELFVLTVKTIIYKWMETNYHESSQEIAETIHKAVQI, from the coding sequence ATGACTCCTACAAAAAGAAAAATCATCTCTGCCTATGCTTCTCTCCTCAATGAAAAATCCAAAGGGAAAATCACTATCACAGATATTGTTCATCGTGCCCAAACAAGTCGTACAACCTTTTACCATTATTTTAGTGGTATAGATGATCTAAATAACGAATGTATCAACACTGCAATCGACGATATTAATCACATCTTGAACAAAAATCTATTGTTCAATATCCCTATTTTAACTGAGATGTTGGACTATATCAAAACCAACGGTTGCTATTTTCAATCCTTAAAAAAACACCTGCCAAATTTCGATGAGTCGATCACCGAATATATTAAAACAACTATTAGAAACTCAGATATCTCTGATCTTGAAAAACAGTTAGAAGAAGGTTATGATATTCCAGAAAAATTTGCCTTTGAACTTTTTGTCTTAACAGTTAAAACAATCATCTATAAATGGATGGAAACAAACTATCATGAATCAAGTCAAGAAATTGCTGAAACCATTCATAAAGCGGTACAAATCTAA
- the gdhA gene encoding NADP-specific glutamate dehydrogenase → MVSGKEYVASVFEKVKEQNAHEEEFLQAVEEVFQSLVPVFDKYPKYVEENLLERLVEPERIVSFRVPWVDDKGQVQVNRGYRVQFSSAIGPYKGGLRFHPSVNQSIVKFLGFEQIFKNSLTGQPIGGGKGGSNFDPKGKSDLEVMRFTQSFMTELQKHIGPDTDVPAGDIGVGGREIGYMFGQYKRLNGYENGVLTGKGLTYGGSLARTEATGYGTVYFAEQMLKARGEDFTGKTAIVSGSGNVAIYATEKLHELGAKVIAVSDSSGYIYHGDGIDLDLLKELKEVKRARISEYVETHPDAVFTRAGDSSIWSLKADLAFPCATQNELNEEDAKTLVANGVIAVAEGANMPSTLKAIDVFHEAGVSFGPAKAANAGGVAVSALEMAQNSGRTAWSFEEVDEKLKGIMKDIYDNSAAAAKEFDAEGNLVVGSNIAGFLKVAEAMSAQGVV, encoded by the coding sequence ATGGTATCAGGAAAAGAATATGTTGCTAGTGTTTTTGAAAAAGTAAAAGAGCAAAATGCTCATGAAGAAGAATTTTTACAAGCAGTTGAAGAAGTCTTTCAATCTCTTGTTCCTGTTTTCGACAAATATCCAAAATACGTTGAAGAAAACCTTTTAGAACGCTTGGTAGAGCCGGAACGTATCGTTTCTTTCCGTGTGCCATGGGTTGATGATAAAGGTCAGGTACAAGTGAACCGTGGTTACCGTGTCCAGTTCTCATCTGCCATTGGTCCCTACAAAGGTGGTCTTCGTTTCCACCCATCTGTTAACCAATCTATTGTTAAATTCCTTGGATTTGAACAAATCTTTAAAAACTCATTGACTGGTCAACCGATTGGTGGTGGTAAAGGTGGATCAAATTTTGATCCTAAAGGAAAATCAGACCTTGAAGTCATGCGCTTTACACAAAGCTTTATGACAGAATTACAAAAACACATTGGACCAGATACTGACGTACCTGCTGGAGACATTGGGGTTGGTGGTCGTGAAATTGGCTATATGTTTGGCCAATACAAACGTCTTAATGGCTATGAAAATGGTGTCCTAACAGGTAAAGGTCTTACTTACGGTGGGTCTCTTGCACGTACAGAAGCAACAGGTTACGGTACAGTTTACTTCGCAGAGCAAATGTTAAAAGCTAGAGGTGAAGATTTCACAGGTAAGACAGCTATCGTTTCAGGATCAGGGAATGTAGCTATTTATGCTACAGAAAAATTACATGAACTAGGTGCTAAAGTCATTGCTGTTTCTGATTCATCAGGTTATATTTACCATGGTGATGGCATTGACCTTGACCTTCTTAAAGAGCTTAAAGAAGTGAAACGTGCTCGTATCAGCGAATATGTAGAAACACATCCAGATGCCGTCTTTACACGAGCGGGTGACAGTTCTATCTGGAGCTTGAAAGCTGACCTTGCTTTCCCTTGTGCAACTCAAAATGAGCTCAATGAAGAAGACGCAAAAACGTTAGTTGCCAATGGCGTTATTGCTGTTGCTGAAGGAGCAAATATGCCATCGACTCTAAAAGCTATTGATGTTTTCCATGAAGCAGGTGTTTCCTTTGGACCAGCCAAAGCAGCCAATGCAGGAGGGGTTGCCGTATCAGCGCTTGAAATGGCTCAAAACAGCGGTCGTACAGCCTGGTCATTCGAAGAAGTTGATGAGAAACTCAAAGGTATCATGAAAGATATCTACGATAACTCAGCCGCCGCAGCAAAAGAGTTTGATGCAGAAGGAAATCTGGTAGTTGGTTCAAACATCGCAGGATTTCTCAAAGTAGCAGAGGCGATGTCAGCGCAAGGTGTTGTTTAA
- a CDS encoding acetamidase/formamidase family protein, whose protein sequence is MTRLYTDTVIFAMDKTNKPVARAKSGDRVTFETLDCFSNTVTSEKDVVSHIDMDQVNPATGPLFVEGAQTGDTLKVTIHTITIEEQGVVIASPGFGQFANEVTEEETLICQVTNDKVLYKGLGLPLRKMIGVIGTAPAGEPVNTGTPHDHGGNMDTTAITEGSILYLPVNTEGALLAMGDVHATMGDGEIMGSGLEIPAVIEVTVEVLKNCDYPLPMVETKDKWITIASRQTMEDATKLALDNMNSFIQSQSDLTFNQAGMLLSLAGDVIASQLVNPNVTMRVELPKGILK, encoded by the coding sequence ATGACAAGACTATACACAGATACTGTTATTTTTGCTATGGATAAGACAAACAAACCAGTTGCAAGAGCCAAGAGTGGAGATCGTGTCACTTTTGAAACCTTGGATTGTTTCTCAAATACGGTAACATCAGAAAAAGATGTGGTTAGTCATATTGACATGGATCAAGTCAATCCAGCGACAGGGCCCTTATTTGTTGAAGGAGCTCAGACAGGTGATACACTAAAGGTGACGATTCACACTATTACTATCGAAGAACAAGGCGTTGTTATTGCCTCGCCAGGTTTTGGACAATTTGCCAATGAGGTGACAGAGGAAGAAACTCTTATCTGCCAAGTTACCAATGATAAGGTTCTATACAAAGGTTTAGGATTACCCCTAAGAAAAATGATTGGCGTCATTGGAACAGCTCCAGCTGGTGAACCAGTCAATACCGGAACGCCGCATGATCATGGTGGTAATATGGATACGACGGCTATTACAGAAGGTTCCATCCTTTATTTACCAGTCAATACAGAAGGAGCTCTTCTAGCTATGGGAGACGTCCATGCGACCATGGGAGATGGCGAAATCATGGGATCAGGCTTAGAAATTCCAGCGGTCATTGAGGTCACTGTCGAAGTGCTTAAAAATTGTGATTACCCTCTGCCAATGGTTGAGACCAAGGACAAGTGGATCACGATTGCCTCTCGCCAGACGATGGAAGATGCGACGAAACTAGCTCTTGACAATATGAACAGCTTTATCCAATCGCAGTCAGATCTGACCTTTAACCAAGCTGGTATGTTGCTATCGCTAGCAGGAGATGTGATTGCCAGCCAGCTTGTAAACCCCAATGTCACCATGAGAGTAGAGTTGCCGAAAGGAATTTTGAAATAG